The sequence TTTGCACATTGGAAAACTCTATTAAGACTTAAAGCTAATACAAAATTAGATACAAAATTAGATGTTAAAATATACAGAGATGCTCACTAAACTAGCActgttttgttttatatattaaaatttacagTGGTGATGACCTaagcagaatttttttattttatacagcAGTCAAAACCTTCTTTTTATATAACTTGTATGTTACTTTAATATAATAGTGCCGAGCTGATAGCCATAGCAGCTATTGCTCTTCTTTTGttagtcttaaaatttattttgggCCTAAATAcaggtaataataataatataatagctCATGAAAATTCCCAAAGCTCGTTAACCGTATAAAGCTCGCAAACTGACATTGAAAACTCATCTAATTTACGAGATTTCCATGGTTAAAGATTAACTATCATATACCATACCATAAGAAGAaagtttatttacaaaatatatgaaaattccACCTCtttcaaaaataagttataaaaatatttaacttcTTTTTCATGACTTTTTTTAGACGGGGTCTGTCCCCATCTAAAatagtatatataataaaatatttcatAGCAGTTTTGGGGAACCGAGAAGCATACTGCGAGTAGCAAAAGCTGGTCTAACAGGTAATACGTCAAAGCGACTTCAGAACTAAAAATAATATGACAAGGAAACATAGAGCTTCTAATTTCAAAAATCtgatatcaaataaataaataaaaaaaaaaatatttcaattaaaaaaactttCTTGTGACATCGTCTCaacttttgtaactttttcttttagcCGACTCTCTTAACAAAAAAAGTAGATAAAAGGACAGTCGCGTGGATAAAGGGTAAAGTAAAAGTGCGCTTTTAAATAAGTAAGGAGCACTGCAGGTCGCACATTATATTTCATTCAATCAAATCTAAACGAAAACTCAagttatatacataaatttatcaTCCATGATGGTAGTCATTCTCATTAGCGACTTTTAATCAACTCCTTATTCTTATTGTTATGCTTTTCTTTCATATGGCGTGCAAATGATTTACTTGCTGGATATTTTTTTGGACATAAATCACAGCGATAAGGAAAGAATTTCATATGAATATTCAAATGTGACTTAAGTGAAGTAAAACAGCCTAACTTCTTAGCGCATACCTCACATTTAAAAAACCATTTATTGGTCTTAGTAGGGTTCTCTCGTTCGTATTTATGCCACAAAACGTTTTCATAACCATGATAAAAACGTGTATACCACGTTGGACCTTCATCGTAAAATCTAACGACTACATTAATTCGTGAATATTTGTCTGTAGGGgcgttaattaatttaatttttaatgaattcTTCACTTGATTTTGTATAAGTTCATCAGGAGCGCAACAGTTCACTGTTTGACGACGTTTTTGAACAAACATTGGTTTTGCTATCACATTGATACAGTTATTCGTGTCCAGCTCAGTTGAAAGTGCAATGCTTGATATATTATCTGTAATAGTAGTTGGACTCCTTGGGCGATCACTATATATGACGGTGGAATTACGTCGATAATGTGTTGCTTGcacattattattaaatatggagTTTCTGCGCACTGTGTGCGTTGTTTTTGTAACTGTCTGTACAGATTGGCTGTCAGCAGCTCGTGTTAAATATGTACGGGTAGACTGCTGGTGTTGGATATCAGTATCACTTTGGAGTTGAGTAACCTATTTGTAAAagtttggtttaaaatttagaatCAAAGAGAAAGATGAAAGATGGCGAATGAGTTGCATGATGATTACCCAAAGCTAGTCATGTTATCATTACTTTAACCAAAAGTCTGCAAGTTCGAGAAAGCCTtgagaatatttttgaaaaatcatACCCCAGGATATTTCCTCcacatattaaaatttgtttcataaCGCCCTACCTCACTGCaaaacatattaaaaatgtgTGTTCACACAGGGCgtttctaaaataaattatacGGTAGATTGGTTTTGTAATAAAATTATGAGGTAGATCCTTTTTCATACAAATTCTAAATTATGGCgtttttcaaacatatttctTCAAATTAGGCGTTTTCGAAACACTACAGAGATAGGGGAGAATTCCACTCAGCCGCCGAATTATCCATTCCCTGTAAACGATAGGTTAAGAGGATCAGGGGCCCTACTCTGTGTCGCGATTAATTTTCGAATAAGAAAATAAGAATAAGAAATTTTTCACAACCTTTTTCAATAGCATTTCAGAAAAACTCAAATGTGTTTTTGAATCAATATTAGTAAAACAAATGGAGTTAAGGAAAACGCAAGTGTATTTCATAAAATGCacatgtatttttaaaaaacttcaaaaaaaactcAGAAAAAATGCATTTTAGAAAatgacatgtacatatgtacctatatttCAGAAAACGTAAATTGAGTTATCTCTTTTTCTGTAATACATGAaagcatagatgttaagtaatgattagataatgctaatgattgctaattaaccttcatttgcgaaattctctaattcattaaataattagaattagttcaactaattcccattagataattgaaatttttattctaatggtaaatctaattgcaattagttgccattagcaaaaaaaaattggttacctttacaattagaaatctaattgacttctgctcttgcaattagatattcaattagctcgaattagaatcaattattttgataaaaataaatttttttcaaagaattattgaagtaaacgaataatgatgtaaataaatataaataattgattctaattcgagctaattgcatatctaattgcattagcagaatcaattagatttctaattgtaaaggtaacccaattttttttgctaatggcaactaattgcaattggatttaccattagaataaaaatttcaattatctaatgggaattagttgaactatttctaattgtttaatgaattagagaatatataccaattgcatcaattgctaattctaattggaatttaacatgtataCATGAGACAtttgtgattttctgaatttcaattgttTTTCCGAAATACATTTGTATTTTTCTGAACTCGATTGAGCTTTTCTGAAACGCATTTGAGTTTTTCTGAAATACTGCTAGAAAAGGTGTAGAACCGCGTTCGACTGCTAAGAAGCGTCCAAAAATACCTGGAGGACGGTGTTGCACTCGTGCTCAATTCGgcggaaaattttcaaatctatcaagagatatttgcaagaaAAGTTGAAAACAGTATGTCGTTGTTATTATTTTGATGATATTTTGTACACATTCTATAGAGGTGGTTTGCGGTTTGGATATAATTTTGATCTTCAGACGGGTGTTTctcccacccagggtaattttttataactgCATAATAATACTATGGATCGCATCTCGGTTTCTGAGCGGTCCGGAGACACTTTTCGATTTTCCGTGAAAATCTTTTATTGATCCCCCTTCGAGCTATTAGCATtgaggccaaaacgcgtcttttgacacctctctcaatattttggacgagttttagcagtcaCCCCCttttctagacttttaccgacatttctttcgaatcgagttacagaataagTCCACAGCAGGGGAGGGTGCATCTACTAAGTTGGAAAAATCAGGTGAAGGGTGATTTCATTTGCTTTTGTGTTTCCAATTGCAATGTCTGATGAACAATAAAACTCATGGCTCGAAATAAACTACGATAATTGTTTACTATAGCTCAAAACTGGTAATTTTTAATTCCCGTTTTCGCTTCTGGCAGCTCTCCAAATTTAGACGTGTTTTAGCATTTTGGAGCTAAAGTACGGAATTACCACTTTTATAATTTACACATTCAAAGAGGGTAACATCTCGGTTTATGATATAGTTGTAATGTTATTACATTTAGCTAGCTCAGGTTATATTAATCTTACCGGTGTTGTAGTTGTGGCTGCAGTTCCAGCATCCAATCTCTGCTGGGCCTGATATTTCATATACTGCGATCGTAGAATCTAGTCAAGGAATGGGAAATTGCAATTCAATCATTAttcatatacataaaatataaattggcaaatacTTACACGCatgattattattaaatttagtatataatttttaaaAGGATATTCACTTTTATTACAGTTTATTAAATTACGTTTTCTTCACACAAACCaccgtacgaatttttttttggcaattgCGATTCAATCTACGTAACGGCTTTCGTATATGTGGGTATGTGCTGCCAAATCATTGATAGCACAGCGTACATACAGTGGCTTTCGTAGCTTCGATTTCACGTTTGAAGTTCTTATGATCATTGGGAATGATAACtaaagggccgttccattggtttatcgagctctggttctggctcaaatctcattggaacgatctggatcaactttatgagagctggcagcactaatataaaacatctgttttgtagaaaataagaagatacgtacacaaaattttaagatactgatagaattattaacatttaaatagtttcacacgtaagcaaactatttattttccttacatcatcttctagttgtttactctttcagtgtttttgcttttaaatatggcgagatcttttatgtatacacaaatgtacacgtatttggttcagtgctacaatggctcaactatatggttggctcg is a genomic window of Eurosta solidaginis isolate ZX-2024a chromosome 4, ASM4086904v1, whole genome shotgun sequence containing:
- the LOC137251364 gene encoding zinc finger protein 90-like codes for the protein MRILRSQYMKYQAQQRLDAGTAATTTTPVTQLQSDTDIQHQQSTRTYLTRAADSQSVQTVTKTTHTVRRNSIFNNNVQATHYRRNSTVIYSDRPRSPTTITDNISSIALSTELDTNNCINVIAKPMFVQKRRQTVNCCAPDELIQNQVKNSLKIKLINAPTDKYSRINVVVRFYDEGPTWYTRFYHGYENVLWHKYERENPTKTNKWFFKCEVCAKKLGCFTSLKSHLNIHMKFFPYRCDLCPKKYPASKSFARHMKEKHNNKNKELIKSR